A DNA window from Daucus carota subsp. sativus chromosome 3, DH1 v3.0, whole genome shotgun sequence contains the following coding sequences:
- the LOC108211100 gene encoding uncharacterized protein LOC108211100, with protein MDGCKGAHHLTANQQAGPKKQKKGETSKGKSREERLDMYIAHFKDSTIISAFAKDVDTSRPHRMTFREYASMRLDEIENENFDLEGDYSNITEAGPLVRLYDPEANIRVSDPDVFTEIMDCSRLAIEDYNKSNGTHFEVVNLLKANVEALCAYRYYITFEAIDKTQNITQSFQAKVAVCIPITVRDVQLVRIRQPPEPYSP; from the exons ATGGACGGCTGCAAGGGTGCACACCATCTTACGGCGAATCAGCAAGCGGGTCCAAAGAAACAGAAGAAGGGAGAAACATCAAAGGGAAAATCGAGGGAAGAACGATTGGACATGTACATAGCACATTTTAAGGATTCGACAATAATTTCTGCATTCGCAAAGGATGTAGATACCAGTCGCCCTCATAGGATGACGTTTCGGGAGTATGCCAGTATGCGTCTTGACGAGATAGAAAACGAA AACTTTGACCTTGAAGGAGACTATTCGAATATCACTGAGGCTGGTCCCCTTGTTCGTCTCTACGACCCCGAAGCAAATATCAGGGTGTCTGATCCAGATGTGTTCACTGAAATCATGGATTGCTCGCGTTTAGCAATTGAGGATTACAACAAGTCAAAT GGAACACACTTTGAGGTTGTGAATTTGCTCAAGGCCAACGTTGAGGCTCTTTGTGCTTATAGGTACTACATCACGTTTGAAGCCATTGACAAAACTCAAAACATTACTCAGTCCTTTCAAGCTAAGGTCGCTGTTTGTATCCCTATTACTGTTAGAGATGTTCAGTTGGTTCGGATCAGACAGCCCCCTGAACCTTATTCTCCATGA